From the genome of Bacillus thermozeamaize:
TGTAGAAGAGGATGCGCTCGGTTGTGGTGGTTTTCCCGGCATCGATGTGCGCCATGATGCCGATATTCCTGGTGTTTTGCAAGGAGAATTCCCTTGCCACTTTCTATCTTCTCCTTTCGCTTCCGTATAGGGTATCGCGGAGCAAGCCTTACCAGCGATAATGGGCAAATGCTTTGTTGGCTTCCGCCATCTTGTGCGTGTCTTCTTTCTTCTTGACCGCAGCGCCGGTATTGTTGGCAGCGTCGATGATTTCCGCAGCCAGGCGTTCCTGCATCGTCTTCTCTCCCCGCAGCCGGGCGTATTGAACCAGCCAACGCAATCCCAAGGTCTGACGCCGTTCCGGCTTCACTTCAACAGGAACCTGATAGTTGGCTCCCCCTACGCGGCGCGCCCGAACTTCGAGAACTGGCATGACATTTTTCAGCGCTTGTTCCAGCACTTCCATCGGATCCTTGCCGGTACGCTGGCGAATCAGTTCAAAGGCCTCATATAAAATCCGTTGCGCGACGCTTTTCTTGCCGTCTTTCATGATGTGGTTGATCAGCCTGGCAACCAGCTTGCTGTTGTAGATCGGGTCTGGCATGACATCACGACGTGGTACCGGTCCCTTTCTCGGCATGCATCCGCCCTCCTTTCCCAGTGATTACTTCTTCTCCTTCGGCTTCTTGGTTCCGTATTTGGAGCGCCCTTGCATCCGGTTTTGCACACCCGCCGCGTCCAATGCGCCACGGACAATATGGTACCGCACGCCAGGCAGGTCCTTCACCCGTCCGCCGCGAACCAGAACCACGCTGTGTTCTTGCAGATTGTGGCCGATTCCAGGGATATAAGCGGTTACCTCAATGCCGTTGCTGAGGCGCACCCGCGCGTATTTCCGCAGAGCCGAGTTCGGCTTCTTCGGCGTCATCGTGCCCACACGGGTACAAACTCCCCGCTTTTGCGGCGAAGACAGATCCACGAGCACCTTCTTGAAGCTGTTGTAGCCCTTTTGTAGCGCGGGCGACTTGGATTTGAC
Proteins encoded in this window:
- a CDS encoding 30S ribosomal protein S7; its protein translation is MPRKGPVPRRDVMPDPIYNSKLVARLINHIMKDGKKSVAQRILYEAFELIRQRTGKDPMEVLEQALKNVMPVLEVRARRVGGANYQVPVEVKPERRQTLGLRWLVQYARLRGEKTMQERLAAEIIDAANNTGAAVKKKEDTHKMAEANKAFAHYRW
- a CDS encoding 30S ribosomal protein S12; amino-acid sequence: MPTMNQLVRKGRKAKVVKSKSPALQKGYNSFKKVLVDLSSPQKRGVCTRVGTMTPKKPNSALRKYARVRLSNGIEVTAYIPGIGHNLQEHSVVLVRGGRVKDLPGVRYHIVRGALDAAGVQNRMQGRSKYGTKKPKEKK